In one window of Aphidius gifuensis isolate YNYX2018 linkage group LG4, ASM1490517v1, whole genome shotgun sequence DNA:
- the LOC122853785 gene encoding uncharacterized protein LOC122853785 — translation MCDQVATTVSTEYKMESPYLEAIQKIPGKTPGEKHQALNCIAKKFIDNAMETDDDGVKNVDVKSSAELPECLVPIVQLEVAKILHQPDGIVAALKSDDAFINDRALKVKWFFDGSNEDITNSQYFNKHIFPHVSLTVRMRIIKNLAKYLMLSNKQSIAENFYIELKEQYGEELVRPLCFACGEDFIRITTNKWIKPITVSELEIIYPRFPNFVFSLLRMYSVLYSKFLPNLLIHHAEIFADIVKKSNSCIKLSRKKCQLFLKNARNAFLDDPKYFMPVLPLKLITTMLNKLEFHQFYKKMFPQNQKEFCFTTLYEYLKYYPKKEEKINLIMSTFEDVYGISLLDCADLISFQLLLENQPDVFVDIVKEFNLDIKPSDKKSASFLKNVRIYLLNEPEIFIPLLPLASITKKLNKLEFNQFYKHLFPEHYKEFCFTTYYQLLEYYPKEEKLNFLISTFKDLYGMSPLDCVDLISFSLLLKNHANVFVDIVKMFNLNNNISNKKFESFLKNVLDPFSRRNKIRMPLQSLKSITRMLNKLEFYQFYKHLFPQSHRELYLETIYGYLEYYPKEEKFNLLMSTFEDVYKLNFFEWIGSMTLQRLLEIHDIFVDIVKELTSNTKLSYEKSKSFFKRVRDQLLNTPVLIISLLPLESITEKLNKLEFHQFYKQCFPQNYQDFSFTTFHKLLKYYPEEEKINLLLSTFEDVYGISLLDYDYLIPRNMIELLNLEQRIKIAKK, via the coding sequence ATGTGTGACCAAGTCGCAACAACAGTAAGCACAGAGTACAAAATGGAATCACCATATCTTGAGGCGATCCAAAAAATACCAGGTAAAACACCTGGTGAAAAACATCAAGCACTGAATTGCATTGCCAAGAAGTTCATTGATAATGCAATGGaaactgatgatgatggtgtgAAAAATGTTGATGTCAAGAGTTCAGCTGAACTTCCAGAGTGTCTTGTGCCAATTGTTCAACTTGAAGTGGCTAAAATTCTTCATCAACCTGATGGTATTGTGGCTGCACTTAAATCTGATGATGCCTTTATCAATGATCGTGCACTCAAAGTCAAGTGGTTTTTTGATGGCAGCAATGAGGACATCACTAACAgccaatattttaataaacacatTTTTCCACATGTCTCATTGACTGTTCGCAtgagaattattaaaaacttggcaaaatatttgatgttgtcaaataaacaaagtattgctgaaaatttttacattgaatTGAAAGAACAATATGGTGAAGAATTAGTGAGACCACTTTGTTTTGCCTGTGGAGAAGACTTTATTCGTATTACTACCAATAAATGGATAAAACCAATCACTGTTAGTGAGCTTGAAATTATCTATCCACGTTTTcctaattttgttttttcattattaagaATGTATTCAGTTCTATACAGTAAATTTTTACCCAATTTACTGATACATCATGCTGAAATTTTTGCTGATATTGTCAAAAAATCCAATTCATGTATCAAATTAAGTCgcaaaaaatgtcaattatttttgaaaaatgcaCGCAATGCTTTCTTGGATGatccaaaatattttatgccTGTATTGCCTTTGAAATTGATTACAACAATGCTTAATAAGTTggaatttcatcaattttataaaaaaatgtttccacaaaatcaaaaagaatTTTGTTTTACAACACTTTACgaatacttgaaatattatccaaaaaaagaagaaaaaataaatcttattATGTCTACATTTGAGGATGTTTATGGAATAAGTTTGTTGGATTGTGCTGATTTGATATCATTTCAACTTTTACTAGAAAACCAGCCTgatgtttttgttgatattgttaAAGAATTCAATTTAGACATCAAGCCAAGTGACAAAAAAAGtgcatcatttttaaaaaatgtacgGATATATTTGTTGAACGAGCCAGAAATATTTATTCCTTTGCTGCCTTTGGCATCAATTACAAAGAAACTGAATAAATTGGAATTTAaccaattttataaacacCTTTTTCCAGAACATTATAAGGAATTTTGCTTTACAACATATTATCAACTTCTAGAATACTATCCAAAAGaagagaaattaaattttttgatatcaaCATTTAAAGACCTTTATGGAATGAGTCCGTTGGACTGTGTTGATTTGATATCGTTctcattgttattaaaaaaccatGCTAATGTTTTCGTTGATATTGTCAAAATGTTTAActtaaacaacaatataagtaacaaaaaatttgaatcatTCTTAAAAAATGTACTGGATCCATTTTCAAGACGAAATAAGATCCGTATGCCTTTACAGTCTTTAAAGTCAATTACAAGAATGCTTAATAAATtggaattttatcaattttataaacatctTTTTCCTCAAAGTCATAGAGAACTTTATTTGGAAACAATTTACGGATATTTAGAGTACTATCCAAAGGAAGAAAAATTCAATCTTTTGATGTCTACATTTGAggatgtttataaattaaattttttcgagTGGATCGGTTCAATGACACTTCAACGCTTACTAGaaattcatgatatttttgttgatattgtcAAAGAACTCACTTCAAACACCAAGTTGAGTTACGAAAAAAgtaaatcatttttcaaacGTGTACGGGATCAATTGTTAAACACTCCAGTGCTTATAATATCTTTATTGCCATTGGAATCAATTACAGAGAAACTGAATAAATTggaatttcatcaattttataaacaatgttttccacaaaattatcaagatttttcttttacaacaTTTCATAaactattgaaatattatcctgaagaagaaaaaatcaatcttttattatcaacattcgAGGATGTTTATGGGATAAGTTTGTTGGACTATGATTATTTGATACCACGTAATATGATAGAACTCTTAAACCTTGAACAGAGAAtaaaaattgctaaaaaatga
- the LOC122854869 gene encoding FAST kinase domain-containing protein 4-like isoform X2, translated as MLKLVGTLRNGSRYSPVSSNWCLSNHQAIGALSTTTSLQKEYAESKNSMTNRVFKSLKDDQKSESDDVINTTETILKDKKNEKQKITKAKKIIPSANIMSFGVGDLNESFADVKGISLVESVKLMSSLATRQRRVKPLLKTLADNINNTKSELGIKNIADILYSMAKLNFRNELLLKKLSIDLQKAIESVDQSPIVGSILTSLGMLKYRNDQLMDELCKWCIKNKKIIRTQDLCAMVLTLATIGYVPVDSDIFFTEVLGNLKETDMTKSSEWLDVVWSLTILNRVTSEKISSVLDENFHIKLADPTNIPLAKKHKLLNINAYAKSLLDNYKGPLIQSNSPVFDAPLVRTKDKQVFVKSITDALANLFPSRDHFRLNVDGGTGFLTDIEFYLDKKGTPLIIDNINNDTTVLRIAILANYYHDYCLGKNSLLGSVLLHQRLLEANGYKIINISHSDLHTDDKLLTRITYISNRLKTIVK; from the exons atgttgaaattaGTTGGTACCCTAAGAAATGGGTCAAGATATTCACCAGTGTCATCAAATTGGTGTTTGTCAAATCATCAAGCTATTGGAGCATTGTCAACAACTACATCACTACAAAAA GAGTATGCAGAatctaaaaattcaatgacaaATCGTGTTTTTAAGTCACTTAAAGATGATCAAAAATCAGAAAGTGATGATGTGATAAACACAACAGAAACAATacttaaagataaaaaaaatgaaaaacaaaaaataacaaaagctaaaaaaataattcctaGTGCAAATATAATGTCATTTGGTGTTGGTGATTTAAATGAGTCATTTGCTGATGTCAAGGGTATATCACTAGTTGAATCAGTTAAATTAATGTCAAGTCTTGCTACAAGACAAAGAAGAGTTAAACCATTATTAAAAACACTtgctgataatattaataatactaaaagtGAACttggtattaaaaatattgctgataTATTGTATTCAAtggcaaaattaaattttcgtaatgaattattattgaaaaaattatcaattgatttacaAAAAGCCATTGAGAGTGTTGATCAGAGTCCAATTGTCGGTTCAATATTAACATCATTAGGTATgttaaaatatagaaatgaTCAACTAATGGATGAACTCTGCAAATGGtgtattaaaaacaaaaaaattataagaacACAGGATCTTTGTGCAATGGTTTTAACACTTGCAACAATTGGCTATGTTCCTGTTgattctgatattttttttacg gAAGTGTTGggtaatttaaaagaaactGACATGACTAAATCATCAGAATGGCTTGATGTTGTTTGGTCATTAACTATTTTAAATCGAGTAACatcagaaaaaatttcatcagtaCTTGATGAAAACTTTCACATAAAATTAgctg ATCCAACTAATATACCACTTgctaaaaaacataaattactAAATATCAATGCATATGCAAAATCATTACTTGACAATTACAAAGGTCCATTAATTCAATCAAATTCACCTGTATTTGATGCACCACTTGTTAGAACAAAAGATAAACAAGTTTTTGTCAAGTCAATAACAGATGCATTGGCTAATTTATTTCCATCAAGAGATCATTTTCGATTAAATGTCGATGGAGGAACTGGTTTTCTTActg aTATAGaattttatcttgataaaaaaggAACACcattgattattgataatatcaaCAATGACACAACAGTGCTGAG GATAGCAATATTagcaaattattatcatgattattgTTTGGGTAAAAATAGTTTACTCGGTTCTGTATTACTTCATCAACGGTTACTCGAAGCAAatggatataaaattattaatatatcacaTTCAGATTTACAtactgatgataaattattaacacgtATTACGTATATCAGTAATcgtttaaaaacaattgttaaatag
- the LOC122854867 gene encoding D-beta-hydroxybutyrate dehydrogenase, mitochondrial-like, whose amino-acid sequence MKSKTILQSYLKKNKFYIGVFLFFYIFFYLLGIISLSLGLLIISLASGCSFYNVQTYDEIKKEDAIAITGCDSGLGYSIALHCKNNLGLHVIAGVHSTASRGAQELVKHGIETIEIELTNLESIESFTKSIHKLLESQKYRLRGFVNNAGMMIFGEFEWQTDEQIYNQLQVNLLGTARLTKSMIPILRQHKSRLIIVTSHCAIEALPGVAMYSATKAALSAWSTSLRVELKKSNITVVNFVPGSFIDSSNILFRQQNHFDVMDSSMQQEAKKFYQGYFKLYASYLTSFAQDNSLKKIQQPEIYDSFNDLLLDKNPNAIYICEPWRYWIYFTLCKISPTTVRDYLIEKFVQMPKFNY is encoded by the exons ATGAAATCGAAAACAATATTACAAagctatttgaaaaaaaataaattttatattggtgtttttttatttttttatatatttttttatttacttggaattatttctttatcacTTGGATTATTAATCATCAGCCTTG catcaggttgttcattttataatgTACAAActtatgatgaaataaaaaaagaagatgcaATTGCAATAACTGGCTGTGATTCTGGTTTGGGATACAGTATTGCATtgcattgtaaaaataatcttggTCTTCATGTTATTGCTGGTGTTCATTCAACAGCAAGTCGTGGTGCCCAAGAACTTGTTAAGCATGGAATTGAAACGATTGAAATTGAATTGACTAATTTGGAAAGTATTGAATCATTTACCAAGTCTATACACAAACTTCTTGAGTCACAAAAATATc GTCTTCGGGGATTTGTCAACAATGCTGGGATGATGATATTTGGTGAATTTGAGTGGCAAACTGACGAACAAATATACAATCAACTTCAAGTTAATCTCTTGGGAACAGCAAGATTGACAAAGTCAATGATTCCAATCCTCAGGCAACACAAAAGTCGTCTTATTATTGTCACAAGCCATTGTGCAATTGAGGCACTTCCTGGTGTTGCAATGTATAGTGCAACAAAAGCAGCATTATCAGCCTGGTCAACATCACTCagagttgaattaaaaaaatcaaatataactgttgttaattttgtaCCAGGTTCATTTATTGACTcaagtaatattttatttcgacaacaaaatcattttgatGTTATGGATTCATCAATGCAACAAgaagctaaaaaattttatcaaggtTATTTTAAGTTGTATGCCAGTTATTTGACATCATTTGCTCAAGATAattcacttaaaaaaatacaacaaccaGAAATCTATGAtagttttaatgatttattgttGGACAAAAATCCAAATGCTATTTACAt atgtgAACCCTGGAGATACtggatttattttacattatgcAAAATATCACCAACAACAGTAcgtgattatttaattgaaaaatttgtgCAAATgccaaaatttaattattaa
- the LOC122854870 gene encoding protein archease-like produces MDDEFTDDDYIIPTVKYEYLDHPADIQLHSWGGSLEEAFEQCAIAMFNYMSPIDDVEILQKYDIESEGHDLDSLLYNYLDELLFMFSAEPFLIAKKIKITEFDKTNYRIKATAFGEEFSLDKHQQGTEIKAITYSAMKIIEPPASDNFEVFVIVDI; encoded by the exons atggaTGATGAATTTACTGATGATGATTACATAATTCCTACAGTTAAATACGAGT ATCTGGATCATCCTGCAGATATTCA aTTGCATTCATGGGGTGGATCACTTGAAGAAGCATTTGAACAATGTGCAATTGCAATGTTCAATTACATGAGTCCAATAGATGATGttgaaatattacaaaaatatgatattgaaTCAGAAGGACATGATTTAGACAGTCTATTGTATAATTATCtagatgaattattatttatgtttagtGCTGAACCATTTTTAATTGCAAAA aaaattaaaataacagaaTTTGACAAGACAAATTATCGTATAAAAGCAACAGCATTTGGTGAAGAATTTTCACTTGATAAACATCAACAAGGAACTGAAATAAAAGCTATAACATATTcagcaatgaaaataattgaaccaCCAGCTTCTGATAATTTTGAAGTATTTgtaattgttgatatttaa
- the LOC122854868 gene encoding zinc finger protein-like 1 — MGLCKCPKRKVTNQFCFEHRVNVCEHCMVTNHPKCVVQSYLQWLKDSDCNPICTICNINLKNSDCIRLTCYHVFHWSCLDTYARNLPSTTAPAGYTCPSCQYCIFPGANLVSPVADVLKEKLCSVNWARAGLGLPLLSIDNDQKIINNHNTSIEPLVYQNHVPSISSSTSIATARTSSNVNSINQNNIHNNNIQKQGPPYSIVNIEGSSSMDRKVFEAYDEPKDMLFDHDENKYQRKSAIEWFLRWWKLITRPPARRRSNPGSIYKRYALMGMVGVLFFVFIIILFSWLGRMNTDNDPSFNLLANPNINIEKDNVI; from the exons atgggtCTTTGTAAATGTCCAAAGAGAAAAGTTACAaatcaattttgttttgaGCACAGAGTTAATGTTTGTGAACACTGTATGGTGACAAATCATCCAAAG TGTGTTGTTCAATCATATCTTCAATGGTTAAAAGACAGTGATTGTAATCCAATATGTACAATatgcaatataaatttaaaaaattctgattGTATTAGATTAACATGTTATCATGTATTTCACTGGTCATGTTTAGATACATATGCTAGAAATTtaccatcaacaacagcaCCAGCTGGTTATACATGTCCAAGTTGTCAATATTGTATATTTCCAGGAGCAAATTTAGTATCACCAGTTGCTGAtgtattaaaagaaaaattatgcaGTGTTAATTGGGCAAGAGCTGGTCTTGGTTTGCCActg ttgAGCATTGAtaatgatcaaaaaataataaataatcacaaTACATCAATTGAACCACTAGTCTATCAAAATCATGTaccatcaatatcatcatcaacatcaattgcAACAGCAAGAACAAGCAGCAatgttaattcaattaatcaaaataatatacataataataatatacaaaaacaaGGACCACcatattcaattgttaatattgaAGGTTCAAGTTCAATGGATAGAAAAGTATTTGAAGCATATGATGAACCAAAAGACATGTTATTTGatcatgatgaaaataaatatcaacgtAAATCAGCAATTGAATGGTTTTTAAGATGGTGGAAATTAATAACACGACCACCAGCTAGAAGACGTTCAAATCCAGgttcaatttataaaagatATGCATTAATGGGAATGGttggtgttttattttttgtttttattattatattattttcatggcTTGGTAGAATGAATACTGATAATGATCCATCATTTAATCTTCTTGCAAAtccaaatattaatattgaaaaggACAATGTAATTTAg
- the LOC122854872 gene encoding uncharacterized protein LOC122854872, with protein sequence MNTLLINLFIGLLIIKSYCQDIIFPSDEEVTHLSGNKMLDTDRIPLSNPIACPKNMLQYPGDGVKSVWVCDCRPTYLYFPLNDTCHEAFRQGPCKVGEYVVLPAGNVTPKCQKNPCHHDGMVPYNGTCHNLRMTGGPCGDNVLGVNETTYQLECITTDIAPFIIIDAPLIDSCPPGSRRITVGDCKPVL encoded by the exons atgaatactctattaattaatttattcattggattattaataattaaatcatacTGTCAAGATATTATATTTCCAAGTGATGAAGAAGTAACTCATTTAAGTGGCAACAAAATGCTC GATACTGATCGTATACCATTATCAAATCCAATAGCATGTCCAAAAAATATGCTACAATATCCAGGTGATGGTGTTAAAAGTGTATGGGTTTGTGATTGTCGTccaacatatttatattttccattgaaTGATACATGCCATGAGGCATTCAGGCAAGGACCATGCAAAGTTGGTGAATATGTTGTTCTTCCAGCTGGTAATGTTACGccaaaatgtcaaaaaaatccATGTCATCATGATGGAATGGTACCTTATAATGGTACTTGTCATAATTTAAGAATGACTGGTGGACCATGTGGTGATAATGTACTTGGTGTTAATGAAACAACTTATCAACTTGAATGTATTACAACTGATATTGCACCATTCATTATAATTGATGCACCATTAATTGACTCATGTCCACCAGGTAGTCGAAGAATTACCGTTGGTGATTGTAAACCagtactttaa
- the LOC122854869 gene encoding FAST kinase domain-containing protein 4-like isoform X1: MLKLVGTLRNGSRYSPVSSNWCLSNHQAIGALSTTTSLQKIVLQEYAESKNSMTNRVFKSLKDDQKSESDDVINTTETILKDKKNEKQKITKAKKIIPSANIMSFGVGDLNESFADVKGISLVESVKLMSSLATRQRRVKPLLKTLADNINNTKSELGIKNIADILYSMAKLNFRNELLLKKLSIDLQKAIESVDQSPIVGSILTSLGMLKYRNDQLMDELCKWCIKNKKIIRTQDLCAMVLTLATIGYVPVDSDIFFTEVLGNLKETDMTKSSEWLDVVWSLTILNRVTSEKISSVLDENFHIKLADPTNIPLAKKHKLLNINAYAKSLLDNYKGPLIQSNSPVFDAPLVRTKDKQVFVKSITDALANLFPSRDHFRLNVDGGTGFLTDIEFYLDKKGTPLIIDNINNDTTVLRIAILANYYHDYCLGKNSLLGSVLLHQRLLEANGYKIINISHSDLHTDDKLLTRITYISNRLKTIVK; encoded by the exons atgttgaaattaGTTGGTACCCTAAGAAATGGGTCAAGATATTCACCAGTGTCATCAAATTGGTGTTTGTCAAATCATCAAGCTATTGGAGCATTGTCAACAACTACATCACTACAAAAA atTGTTTTACAGGAGTATGCAGAatctaaaaattcaatgacaaATCGTGTTTTTAAGTCACTTAAAGATGATCAAAAATCAGAAAGTGATGATGTGATAAACACAACAGAAACAATacttaaagataaaaaaaatgaaaaacaaaaaataacaaaagctaaaaaaataattcctaGTGCAAATATAATGTCATTTGGTGTTGGTGATTTAAATGAGTCATTTGCTGATGTCAAGGGTATATCACTAGTTGAATCAGTTAAATTAATGTCAAGTCTTGCTACAAGACAAAGAAGAGTTAAACCATTATTAAAAACACTtgctgataatattaataatactaaaagtGAACttggtattaaaaatattgctgataTATTGTATTCAAtggcaaaattaaattttcgtaatgaattattattgaaaaaattatcaattgatttacaAAAAGCCATTGAGAGTGTTGATCAGAGTCCAATTGTCGGTTCAATATTAACATCATTAGGTATgttaaaatatagaaatgaTCAACTAATGGATGAACTCTGCAAATGGtgtattaaaaacaaaaaaattataagaacACAGGATCTTTGTGCAATGGTTTTAACACTTGCAACAATTGGCTATGTTCCTGTTgattctgatattttttttacg gAAGTGTTGggtaatttaaaagaaactGACATGACTAAATCATCAGAATGGCTTGATGTTGTTTGGTCATTAACTATTTTAAATCGAGTAACatcagaaaaaatttcatcagtaCTTGATGAAAACTTTCACATAAAATTAgctg ATCCAACTAATATACCACTTgctaaaaaacataaattactAAATATCAATGCATATGCAAAATCATTACTTGACAATTACAAAGGTCCATTAATTCAATCAAATTCACCTGTATTTGATGCACCACTTGTTAGAACAAAAGATAAACAAGTTTTTGTCAAGTCAATAACAGATGCATTGGCTAATTTATTTCCATCAAGAGATCATTTTCGATTAAATGTCGATGGAGGAACTGGTTTTCTTActg aTATAGaattttatcttgataaaaaaggAACACcattgattattgataatatcaaCAATGACACAACAGTGCTGAG GATAGCAATATTagcaaattattatcatgattattgTTTGGGTAAAAATAGTTTACTCGGTTCTGTATTACTTCATCAACGGTTACTCGAAGCAAatggatataaaattattaatatatcacaTTCAGATTTACAtactgatgataaattattaacacgtATTACGTATATCAGTAATcgtttaaaaacaattgttaaatag